CAAAGGAAGTACGAAAACAAAGTAAGCAAACCACGCAGAGTAATCAGATCGATCTGGTAGCCAATGTGAGTAAAGCGTACTACGATGTATTGCTGACTACTGAGCAGATTAAAGTATTGAATGAAGATATTGTACGACTGGAGCGTAGCCTGAAAGATGCTAATGCCCAGTATAACAGCGGAGTGGTAGATAAAATAGATGCCAAGCGCGCCGCTATTTCTCTGAACAATGCACGTGCCCAGCAGAAATCAGCGCGGGAGTTGCTCACGGCTAAACAGGCTTATCTGAAGCAATTGATGGGATACCCCACCAGCAGCGGAGATGTACCGCTGGTGCAGGATTCCGCCAGTGTTGCGGCCCAGGTAACCGGGGAAGATACACTGATGACAGCTGATTATAAAAACCGTATTGAATACCAGTTGCTCGAAACTCAGCAACAGCTGCTGCGTGCCAATCTGCAATACAATAAGTGGAGCTTCCTGCCCATTGTATCTGCATTTGTCAACTACTCATTTGCATGGCAGAACGAACAGTTCAGCAAATTGTACAGCACCGATTATCCGAACTCATTGCTGGGTATAAAACTGTCGCTGCCCATTTTCCAGGGAGGTAAGCGTATTCACAACATCAGGATAGCAGAAATGCAGCTGCAGCGCTCACAATGGGATTTCGCTGCCCTGAGAAGCCGGATTAATACACAGTACGTGCAGGCGTTGGCCACCTATAAAAGTAACTTCAACGACTATCTGACGCTAAAGGATAACCTGCAGATGGCAAAGGATGTATATGATATGTTGCAATTACAGTATAAAGAAGGCATCAAAACATACCTGGATGTGCTGATCTCCGAAACAGATCTGCGTGCAGCACAGCTCAACTTCTACAATTCAATGTACCAGGTACTCTCCAGCAAGATAGACCTGCAAAAAGCATTAGGAACCTTAACAGTTAATTATTAAATGGTAACCGGAACGGATATGAAAAAAATGAACAACATTGTCTTAATCAGCGCTGCCAGCATACTGGGCTTCACTGCCTGTAAGGGTCCGGGTAAACAAGGTCCGCCTGTTATGCCCCCTACACCGGTAAACATTACGGAGGCAGGCGTAGCACCGGCCGTTTATTATGATAAATATCCTGCAACGGTAGTGGCGTTGAACCAGGTGGAACTGCGTTCCCAGGTGTCTGGTTTTATCACCGGAATTTTCTTTAAAGAAGGTGAAGTGGTGCAGAAAGGCAAACCCCTGTACGAGATAGACCGTCGTAAATATGAAGCGGCCTATCTGCAGGCGCAGGCAAATGTAGCCAGCGCGAAAGCTTCCTATGAAAGAGCAAAGAAAGACGACGACCGTTACCAGCGTCTGGCCGAGCAGGATGCGGTGGCGCGCCAGATACTGGACAATGCTAAAGCTACCCTCGAAACATCCCGTGGACAGCTGGCTGCAGCGGAAGCCAGTCTCGCTTCTGTACGCACCGATCTGGATTACTCCCTTATCAAAGCGCCGTTTACAGGCCGCATCGGTATCTCCCAGGTAAAACTGGGTGCACAGGTAAGCCCCGGAACCACCCTGCTGAATACCATCTCCAGCGAAGATCCGATAGGAGTGGATTTTGTGATCAATGAAAATGAAATATCCCGCTATGCCGACATGCAGGGGAAAACTAACGGAAACGACCCTACGTTCCGGCTTCAGTTGTCGGATGGTACGGAGTATGTACATACCGGAAAGATCCTGGCGATAGACCGTGGTGTGGATAACCAGACAGCTACCATCCGCGTGCGTATTGAATTCAGCAATCCGAACGATAAACTGAAAGCGGGGATGAGCTGCGTATTACGTGTACTCAATGCACAATCAGGCGAGCGCCTTATTATTCCTTACAAAGCAGTATCTGAGCAGATGGGCGAATACTTCGTATTTGTAGCGAAAGACTCCGTAGCAGCTCAGCAGAAAGTACATCTCGGCCCTAAACTGGGCGATAAGATAGTGATCATGGACGGCATACAGGCCGGCGACAAGGTGATTACTGAAGGCTTCCAGCGCCTGCGCGACGGAGGCAAGATAAAGATAGGAATACCAGCCGCTCCTCAGGGCGCGCCTGCGAAGTAATAGTTTATCAGTAGAATCAACAGCACAAGATCATGATTGCAGATACTTTTATAAAACGACCCGTAACAGCGATAGTAATTTCTATCGTGCTGGTACTGGTGGGAATACTGGCGATGATGAACCTGGCAGTAGGCCAGTATCCGGAGATCTCGCCCCCCACCGTACAGGTAACCGGTACTTATATTGGTGCAGATGCACAAACGGTAGAGCAAACAGTAGCTACGCCGGTGGAAGTGCAGGTGAATGGTACGCCCGGTATGACATATATCAATACCAACAATACCAGCAGCGGTCAGATGAGTATGACGGTGAACTTTGAAGTAGGTACCGACATCAACATCGCTGCGCTGGACGTACAGAACCGCGTAGGTATTGCACAACCTACATTGCCGCAGGAAGTACAGCGTTTAGGCCTTACCGTTAGAAAGCGTAACCCCAGTATCCTCATGCTGGTGGCACTGTACTCACCCAAAGGCACACACGACATTACCTTTCTCGATAACTACACCAACGTATTCGTAAAAGATGCCTTGTTACGTGCGAAAGGTGTGGGAGATATATTCACCCGTGCGGATGATTTCAGTATGCGTATCTGGCTCAAACCGGATAAACTTGCTGAAATGGGCGTAACTGCCGACGATATACGCGCCGCGCTTGCAGAGCAGAATGCCCAGATCACAGCGGGTACCGTGGGTGCGCCCCCTCAGCAAACCGGACAAACTTTTGAATACAACATCTTCACCAAAGGCCGTTTATCCACACCCGAAGAATTCGGCAATGTAGTGGTGAAAACCCGTCCATCTGATGGATCATTGGTATATCTGAAGGATGTAGCCCGCGTGCAGCTTGGCAAATTCAACTACGCCGGTAACAACTATGTAGATGGTAAACGTGCTGCTTACCTGCTGGTGTACCAGGCTCCGGGTAGTAATGCACTGGAAACAGCTGCCAATGTAACAGCTGCCATGGAGGAGCTGAAAAAGCAGTTCCCGAAAGATGTGGAATACGTTGTACCATTCGAATCTGTATCAGTAGTAAAGGTATCGATCGAAGAAGTGGTACACACGCTGGTGGAAGCCCTGATCCTGGTGGTGATAGTGGTGTTCCTCTTCCTGCAAAGCTGGAGGGCCACCCTGATTCCGGTACTGGCTATTCCTGTATCGATCATCGCCACATTCATTTTCTTCATTCCACTTGGGTTCACCATCAATACCCTGACCCTGTTCGGTTTCGTACTGGCCATTGGTATAGTAGTGGATGATGCCATTGTGGTGGTGGAAGCGGTGCAGCATAACATCGACCACGAGAAGATGACACCACGGGATGCCACCGCACAGGCGATGAAAGAAATATCCGGTCCGGTAATTGCCATCGCGCTGATTCTGGCAGCGGTATTTGTGCCGGTAGGTTTTATCCCCGGTATCGTAGGACGCTTGTATCAGCAGTTTGCGATCACCATTGCCATCTCCGTGATGATCTCCGCTTTCGTGGCACTGTCGCTGACGCCGGCCCTGTGTATACTGCTGCTGCGTCCGATGCACCTCGATAAAGACTCCAAAGGACTGAATAAATTCTTCTATAAATTCAACCGTTGGTTCGGACATACCACTTCCCGTTATTCCGTAGGCGTAAAGAAGAGTATCCGCTTTTCACGTTTCGTGATCGTGCTGCTGCTCTGCGTTTTCGTAGGTACCATCATGTTGTTCAAGGGGAAGCCAACAGGCTTCATCCCTACAGAAGATGAAGGCCGTTTGATCATTACGTTCGACCTGCCGGAATCTTCTTCCACTGAGCGTACGGTGGAGGTGATGTCCAGGATGATGAAGGATCTCGACAGTATGCCGGGTATCAATCACTATGCTGCACTTGGCGGATTGAATGCAGTGAACTTTGCCACCAAATCCAACAGTGCCACCATCTTCTGTTCACTGAAGCCCTGGGATGAGCGTAAGCCCGATTCCCTTCAGATCTTTGGTATGGTAGCGGCGGTAACGAAAAAGCTGAGTAAGTACAAAGAAGCAAATGTGGTGGTAATTCCGCCTCCGGCCATTCCGGGTCTGGGGCAAACAGCCGGTTTCTCTTTTGTACTGCAACAGAAAGGTGCAGGCGAGATCAAAGCATTCGAAGGCGTGTTGCAGAACTTCCTCGCAGCCGCCAACAAACGCCCTGAAATCGCAAAGGCATTCTCCTTCTTCACAGCCCGTACGCCTGGCTACCAGCTGGATATAGACCGTGAGAAAGCGAAGAAGATGGGCGTGAAGATCTCTGATATTGCCTCTGCCCTGCAAACTTACATGGGTAGTGCTTATATCAACGACTTCACCATCTACGGCCGTAACTTCCGTGTGGTAACCCAGGCGGATTCTACTTACCGTGGCGATATCAGGAACCTGAACCAGTTGTTTGTTCGTAACAGCACCGGTTCTATGGTGCCATTGAGCGCACTTACTTCGCACCATGTGATAGAAACGGCACCGGTAATTGCACACTATAACCTGTTCCGCTCTGCGGAGGTGAACGGAAACCCGGCGCCGGGTTACAGTAGCGGTGATGCTATCAAAGCATTGCGCGAAGTAGCCGCACAAACGCTGCCGGAAGGCTATGGTTATGAATTTTCCGGCCTGAGCCGTGAGGAAATATTATCAGGTTCCAAGACGGTATACATCTTCGCGCTATCTATCATCTTTGTATTCCTGTTCCTCGCCGCATTATACGAAAGCTGGTCAGTGCCATTCTCCGTGCTGCTGGCAGTACCCATCGGCGCTTTCGGCGCTATCACGGTATTGACCTTCCTGCCTAAGCTGAGCAATAACGTATATGCACAGATTGGTCTGATTACGCTGATCGGTTTGTCGGCCAAGAATGCGATCCTGATCGTAGAATTCGCCAAAGAGCGTGTCGACAGGGGAATGGATCTCATTACTGCTGCCGTGGAAGCCGCTAAGCTGCGTTTACGCCCGATTATCATGACATCCATGGCCTTCCTGCTGGGGATCCTGCCGCTGGTATTTTCTTCCGGCGCTGGTGCAGAGGCGCGTAAAACCATGGGCTGGACTGTATTAGGTGGTATGTTTACCGCTACCTTCCTGGCAATATTCATTGTGCCGGTATTGTACGTGGTAATCACCAGGCTGGCTTATGGTAAAGAGAAACTGCGCAGAATGAAAGAACAATATCAATCCGTACCTGAGCACGATGTGCAGGGACGAGTATAGAAGCAGCCTTTAGTCATAGCGGAGATCACATAACATGCTGGTGTTGTGATCTCCGTTGTATTTTACTAAAGGCTGTTTCTATTTCCCTCTTCATCAAAATGTTTATTCAACTCCCATTCAGTATCTCCCACCAGGTACATGGCTCCGGCTACCACAGCCCCAACGGTGATATACCAGAAC
The genomic region above belongs to Chitinophaga sp. 180180018-3 and contains:
- a CDS encoding TolC family protein; this translates as MKRAFYFVAVVCGVMNAPGVSAQQSVDSLLNSASLQDCIRYAMTHQPVIRQSLIDEAVTDRTVKSKLADWYPQINLDYNLQHYMELPTSIFGGNPTKVGVSNTSAAQFGLNQNIFTRDLLLASNTAKEVRKQSKQTTQSNQIDLVANVSKAYYDVLLTTEQIKVLNEDIVRLERSLKDANAQYNSGVVDKIDAKRAAISLNNARAQQKSARELLTAKQAYLKQLMGYPTSSGDVPLVQDSASVAAQVTGEDTLMTADYKNRIEYQLLETQQQLLRANLQYNKWSFLPIVSAFVNYSFAWQNEQFSKLYSTDYPNSLLGIKLSLPIFQGGKRIHNIRIAEMQLQRSQWDFAALRSRINTQYVQALATYKSNFNDYLTLKDNLQMAKDVYDMLQLQYKEGIKTYLDVLISETDLRAAQLNFYNSMYQVLSSKIDLQKALGTLTVNY
- a CDS encoding efflux RND transporter periplasmic adaptor subunit, encoding MKKMNNIVLISAASILGFTACKGPGKQGPPVMPPTPVNITEAGVAPAVYYDKYPATVVALNQVELRSQVSGFITGIFFKEGEVVQKGKPLYEIDRRKYEAAYLQAQANVASAKASYERAKKDDDRYQRLAEQDAVARQILDNAKATLETSRGQLAAAEASLASVRTDLDYSLIKAPFTGRIGISQVKLGAQVSPGTTLLNTISSEDPIGVDFVINENEISRYADMQGKTNGNDPTFRLQLSDGTEYVHTGKILAIDRGVDNQTATIRVRIEFSNPNDKLKAGMSCVLRVLNAQSGERLIIPYKAVSEQMGEYFVFVAKDSVAAQQKVHLGPKLGDKIVIMDGIQAGDKVITEGFQRLRDGGKIKIGIPAAPQGAPAK
- a CDS encoding multidrug efflux RND transporter permease subunit, encoding MIADTFIKRPVTAIVISIVLVLVGILAMMNLAVGQYPEISPPTVQVTGTYIGADAQTVEQTVATPVEVQVNGTPGMTYINTNNTSSGQMSMTVNFEVGTDINIAALDVQNRVGIAQPTLPQEVQRLGLTVRKRNPSILMLVALYSPKGTHDITFLDNYTNVFVKDALLRAKGVGDIFTRADDFSMRIWLKPDKLAEMGVTADDIRAALAEQNAQITAGTVGAPPQQTGQTFEYNIFTKGRLSTPEEFGNVVVKTRPSDGSLVYLKDVARVQLGKFNYAGNNYVDGKRAAYLLVYQAPGSNALETAANVTAAMEELKKQFPKDVEYVVPFESVSVVKVSIEEVVHTLVEALILVVIVVFLFLQSWRATLIPVLAIPVSIIATFIFFIPLGFTINTLTLFGFVLAIGIVVDDAIVVVEAVQHNIDHEKMTPRDATAQAMKEISGPVIAIALILAAVFVPVGFIPGIVGRLYQQFAITIAISVMISAFVALSLTPALCILLLRPMHLDKDSKGLNKFFYKFNRWFGHTTSRYSVGVKKSIRFSRFVIVLLLCVFVGTIMLFKGKPTGFIPTEDEGRLIITFDLPESSSTERTVEVMSRMMKDLDSMPGINHYAALGGLNAVNFATKSNSATIFCSLKPWDERKPDSLQIFGMVAAVTKKLSKYKEANVVVIPPPAIPGLGQTAGFSFVLQQKGAGEIKAFEGVLQNFLAAANKRPEIAKAFSFFTARTPGYQLDIDREKAKKMGVKISDIASALQTYMGSAYINDFTIYGRNFRVVTQADSTYRGDIRNLNQLFVRNSTGSMVPLSALTSHHVIETAPVIAHYNLFRSAEVNGNPAPGYSSGDAIKALREVAAQTLPEGYGYEFSGLSREEILSGSKTVYIFALSIIFVFLFLAALYESWSVPFSVLLAVPIGAFGAITVLTFLPKLSNNVYAQIGLITLIGLSAKNAILIVEFAKERVDRGMDLITAAVEAAKLRLRPIIMTSMAFLLGILPLVFSSGAGAEARKTMGWTVLGGMFTATFLAIFIVPVLYVVITRLAYGKEKLRRMKEQYQSVPEHDVQGRV